The following are from one region of the Stanieria sp. NIES-3757 genome:
- a CDS encoding extracellular solute-binding protein family 1 — protein MFSNLSTKKFSLWLIIGLLLSWLLSCSPKPSNTNELEFWTMQLQPQFTEYFTQLNNKFETNNQTVKVNWVDIPWSAMESKILTAISSKTAPDIVNLNPNFASQLATRNAWLNLDEVITPDVKKSYLPKIWQASTIETCQESNCRETSFGIPWYLTTRITIYNQELLNQAGLKQPPTTYEELAQVARQIKDKTGKYALFVTFVPEDSGEILESLVQMGVDLVDEQGKAAFNTPAGVAAFRYWVDLYQQGLLPPEVLTQGHRHGIELYQAGETALLSSGAEFLKAIATNAPTIAQVSAAAPQITGKTGKKNVAVMNLVIPRDTDKPEEALKYALYVTNTENQLAFAKQANVLPSTSDAVQQYIQEFSSQQTTNSVEQARKVSAMQLEDAEVLIPAMKNLKLLQQSIYENLQAAMLKEKTVEQAVEDAAAQWNQQE, from the coding sequence ATGTTCAGTAATTTATCTACAAAAAAATTTAGTTTATGGTTAATAATCGGCTTGCTATTAAGCTGGTTGTTAAGTTGCAGTCCTAAGCCTTCAAATACTAATGAATTAGAATTTTGGACAATGCAATTACAACCGCAGTTTACTGAGTATTTTACTCAGCTAAATAATAAGTTTGAGACTAATAATCAAACAGTCAAAGTTAACTGGGTAGATATTCCTTGGTCAGCCATGGAAAGTAAGATTTTAACTGCGATTTCTAGTAAAACTGCCCCAGATATAGTTAATTTGAATCCTAATTTTGCTTCGCAATTAGCAACACGTAATGCTTGGTTAAATTTAGATGAAGTTATCACACCGGATGTTAAGAAAAGTTACTTACCTAAAATCTGGCAAGCTAGTACCATTGAAACTTGTCAGGAAAGTAATTGTCGTGAAACTTCTTTCGGTATTCCTTGGTATTTAACGACGCGAATTACTATTTATAATCAAGAATTGTTAAATCAGGCAGGTCTAAAACAACCACCCACAACCTATGAAGAATTAGCTCAAGTTGCCCGACAAATCAAAGATAAGACAGGAAAATATGCTTTGTTTGTCACTTTTGTACCTGAAGATTCGGGAGAAATTTTAGAATCTTTGGTACAGATGGGAGTGGATTTAGTAGATGAGCAAGGAAAGGCTGCTTTTAATACTCCTGCTGGAGTAGCTGCTTTTCGTTACTGGGTAGATTTGTATCAACAAGGATTGTTACCACCAGAAGTTCTAACTCAGGGACATCGCCACGGAATCGAACTTTATCAAGCAGGAGAAACTGCCTTATTATCTTCTGGTGCTGAATTTCTAAAGGCGATCGCAACTAATGCCCCAACGATTGCCCAAGTATCTGCTGCTGCCCCCCAAATTACGGGAAAAACAGGCAAAAAAAATGTTGCGGTGATGAATCTGGTTATTCCTCGCGATACTGATAAACCAGAAGAAGCTTTAAAATATGCTTTGTATGTTACCAATACAGAAAATCAATTAGCTTTTGCCAAACAAGCTAATGTTCTTCCTTCAACCTCAGATGCTGTTCAACAATATATTCAGGAGTTTTCTTCACAACAAACGACTAATTCGGTAGAACAAGCCAGAAAAGTTAGTGCGATGCAATTAGAAGATGCAGAAGTTCTCATTCCTGCCATGAAGAATCTTAAATTATTGCAACAATCTATTTATGAAAATTTACAAGCAGCAATGTTGAAAGAAAAAACTGTTGAACAAGCAGTTGAGGATGCAGCAGCCCAATGGAATCAACAGGAGTAG